TATGCACTAATCGGAGCCCTACGGGCAGTTGCACAAACCATCTCATATGAAGTAACACTAGCACTCATCCTACTGTCAGTAATCATACTAACCGGAAACTACACACTCAGCACTTTTGCCATCGCACAAGAACCCCTTTACCTCATCTTCTCCTCGTGGCCCCTGGCAATAATGTGATATGTATCCACCCTAGCAGAAACAAACCGGGCCCCATTTGACCTAACGGAGGGCGAGTCTGAACTGGTCTCAGGGTTTAACGTTGAATACGCCGCAGGGCCTTTCGCCCTGTTTTTCCTAGCCGAATATGCCAACATCATGCTGATAAACACGCTCACAGCCATCATCTTCCTTAACCCAAGCGCCCTAGGGCCCCCTACAGAGCTATTCCCCATCATCCTAGCCACAAAAGTCCTCCTTCTATCCTCCGGCTTCCTATGGGTCCGAGCCTCCTACCCCCGATTCCGATATGACCAGCTTATGCACCTCCTATGAAAAAACTTCCTACCCCTCACACTAGCCCTATGCCTCTGACACACTAGCCTACCCATCTGCTACGCAGGCCTACCTCCTTCCACAAGGAAATGTGCCTGAACTCAAAGGGTCACTATGATAAAGTGAACATAGAGGTACAACAGCCCTCTCATTTCC
This genomic window from Anas platyrhynchos mitochondrion, complete genome contains:
- the ND1 gene encoding NADH dehydrogenase subunit 1, producing MPQTTMVSYLIMALLYIIPILIAVAFLTLVERKILSYMQSRKGPNIVGPFGLLQPIADGIKLFIKEPIRPSTSSPLLFIMMPMLALLLALTAWVPLPLPFSLVDLNLGVLFMVAMSSLAVYSILWSGWASNSKYALIGALRAVAQTISYEVTLALILLSVIMLTGNYTLSTFAIAQEPLYLIFSSWPLAMMWYVSTLAETNRAPFDLTEGESELVSGFNVEYAAGPFALFFLAEYANIMLMNTLTAIIFLNPSALGPPTELFPIILATKVLLLSSGFLWVRASYPRFRYDQLMHLLWKNFLPLTLALCLWHTSLPICYAGLPPST